The nucleotide sequence GACGGTGCGGCCGCCCCGAACGAACAGGCGCGGCGCCTTGGGTCTACCGCCAGCGGCTTCTCGAATGCCGGCGTGCTGCTCGACGAGGCCGAGCAGTACGCGAAGAAGTCGCTCGATCTGCTTACCAACGAGAAAGCCTGGATAGAGGCCGAGAAGAAAGCCGCAGCCGAGTCGCAAGCCGAGGCGGCGAAGCGGAATCCGGCGGCAAAGCCGCGGCCGGCCATCACAGACTCGGACCTCGCGACCCGGTTCGTCTCGTCGCGGCAGACGGGCCTGATGACGCTCGGTCAGATCTACGACAAGCGCGGGAAGACGGCTGACGCCGAGAGGACGTATCGGGAGGCCTACAATCTCCAGCCCAAGACGGGGGCGGCTGCGGCATTGAAGCTCGCGGACTACGCGAAACTGGCCAACCACCCGTATGAGCAACTCGAGTACCTGACGGTGGCCACGATGGCTGGCCGGGTGACGGCCGCGTCGCGCGCCGACCTCGAGGCGGTTTATAAACAGACACACGGTGGATCGCCCGCCGATCTCGACAAGATGCTGGACGAGCGGTACGAAAAAGAAGCGCCGAGGCTCGAGGCCAAGGCCTATGCCGCCTCAAAGAAGCGCACCGATCGTATGGTTGTCGCCGAGTTGTTCACCGGGGCCGGCTGTCCGCCCTGCGTTGCGGCCGACATGGCGTTTGAGGCAGCCCTTGATCGCTACTCGGCCAGGGACGTCGCGGTGCTCGTCTATCACTTCCACATCCCGCGGCCCGATCCGATGACCAACCCGTCCACGCAGACCCGCAAGGATTTCTACGCGGCCCAGGCGGAGAAGCTCTTTAAGGCCTCGGTTGAATCCGTCATCGACAAGCGACTCGAGAGCAAGCCCGGGGCGCACGTCAAGCTGCAGGCCAGTATCAAGGGCGGGAATGTGAACGTCGCCGTCGACGTCGGGAAGGTCGCGAAATCGGGAAAACCCGATCAGAAGCTGCGACTACAGGTCGCGCTGGTCGAGGAAGTTGTGAACTACACGGGTGAGAACGGCGTGCGGTTCCACCCGATGGTCGTTCGAAGTCTCGCCTCGACCGAAAAGGACAAACTCGGCTTCGACGTTGCGCCCGGGCAAACCACGAAGGTGACACACACGTTCGACGTCGCCAGGATTGTGGCCGACGCCAAGGCGCACCTGGATGACATGGAGGGCGGCGCGAGTCAGCGTTTTGGCAAGTTCCAGTTCATCCAGCGCAAGAATGCCATCGACATGGCGAAGCTTCGCGTCGTCGCGTTCGTGCAGGACGAGACGACCAAGGAGATTCTGCAGGCCGCGGTGATCGACCTGCCGGCGCCGGCGAAATCGCCCACTGCGAAGGGCAACTAGCCGGCAACTAGCCGACGTAGACGCGCGCGTTGCGGAAGAGCCGCATCCACGGGCTGTCCTCACCCCAGTCTTCGGGATGCCACGAGAGCTGGACCGAGCGGAACACCCGCTCCGGATGCGGCATGACGATTGTGAAGCGGCCGTTTGCGGTTGTGAAGGTCGTAGGGATGGTGACGCGGGGGCGTTTGCGTGATCGCGCGGCGACTGGCCTGCGGGTCGGTCGCATCATCTGACCGATCAGGAGATCCGTCGAAAGCCGCGCTGGAACATCAGGCTAGCTCCGTCGAACGGCGGCGGCTGGTGGAATCTTGCGAACCTACGTCGTCGCGAAACGGACTTGGGTTTCAGTCACCACGACGAACGCGTCAGGAAGTTGATTGGCATACGAAGTGAGCACCTTTCGCAATGCGTCTGCCTTGGACGCCAGCCGCTCATCCTGAAGGCGAAGGAAGATGACGCCATGATGCGGTGCCCTCTCGCGAAACACCATCTCGCCGAAGTCCTTGTCGTTGGTGATCAGAATCCGGTTCTCGGCATGTGCTTTGGCCAGAACGTCGTCGTCAGTTGTTCCACGAGCCTCGTCGTAGACCGAGAACACGTCGTGCGATTGTTCGCGCAGCCAGCGAGCGACAGCCGGCCCAGTGCATTCGTCGACAAGGAACCGCATCTAAGCCGGCTCGGCCACCAGCGGGAGGAACGCCGTGCCTGAGAGGGACTTCGACGCAAACAGCAGGCACGCCTGGATGTCCTCTTGTTCGAGGCCCTCGTATTCTCCCACGATGGCGTCAAACGTCGAGCCGTGGCCCAGGAGGTTCAAAATGTAGTCCACGGTCAACCGAGTACCTTTGATCACCGGCTTGCCGACCATGACCTTCGGGTCACAACTGATCCGTTCGAGAAGTTGTCGATCGGTCATCTATTTCCGCTCCTCGTACAATGATAGTCGTCAGACCCGCGCCCGGCAACGACTGCATTCTGCGGGGCCCGTTACTGCCGAAATCCAGGTCATTGCGCAGGCGGCGTCCTGCCTCGCGGCGGGCGATCTCCTCGGTGACGACCTGTGCTCCACTTCGGCAAGGCGCGAAACGCGCGAATACCGGGAGTAGCGGCTTCTGCATGTTCAACCGGCCAGCCCGAGCCGCCTGACTCCTGGCAATCGCCGCTGCAGCCATTGCCATCGCCCGTCGCCTCGACGGTTGCAGTTTCTTCTATCCCTTCCTGCGGAGACTCACAATTCAGCCAATAGTCGGCGCGTGGCGCGCAAGTCGAGCGGCACACGCCTGCAGATTCGCCCGTGTGGATCGGCCTTCGGACACGTACCGGCGGCGCCGTCCCGAACACAGCGTGCTGTACCGAGTGGTACGCGACCACTTTGAGACGTTTCGCGCCCAATCCGCGAGCATCCGAGAGGGGGAAGGTCTGCCGCGGTTCGTCGAGGATGAATTTCGGGCGTTTCTGCGCTGCGGTTGGCTGGCTAGCGGATTCGCTCGGTTTCGCTGCGCCGCTTGCGGCGCAGATCGGTTGGTGGCCTTCTCGTGCAAAGGAAGGAGCTTCTGTCCGAGTTGCAGCGCGCGGCGGATGGCCGGGCACACGGCGCATCTGGTCGACCACGTGTTCCCGCCCGTGGCGGTGCGCCAGTGGGTGTTGAGCCTGCCACACCGCGTCCGGTACCTGCTGGCGTGGGATCACGATCTGTGCCGCGCGGTAGTGGCGATCTTCCTGCGCACGGTGCAGGGGTTCCTGCGGACGCGTGCACGACAGGGCGGTCTCGCCGACGGCCGCAGCGGGTCTGTCGCGATCGTGCAGCGTTTTGGCGCGGCGCTGAATCTCAATATCCACGTACACGCGCTGGTGCTCGACGGCGTCTTCGCCCGCGATGGCTCGGGTCGCGTGGCGTTCCACGAAGCGACCCCGCCGTCTGATGACGATGTGGCTGCCGTCGTCGACACCATTCGCCAGCGCGTCCTGCGTCTGCTCGAACGGCGCGGCCAGGGTGTTGACGACGATGGGTTCGCTCCGGACCGCTGGGTGGAGGAGGCGCCGGTGCTGGCGGGCATGGGCGCGGCGTCCGTGCAGGGCCGCGTCACGAGCGGGCCACGCGCACCGGCGATGGTTCGGCGCCTCCAGGATTCACCCGACGATGTCGATGTCGGCACGCCTCGTGGGAACTGCCACGCCCGCCGCGAGGGTTTCGACCTGCACGCCGGCGTCGTCGCCCCGGCGGGCCATCGCCATCGTCTCGAGGGGTTGTGCCGTTACGGGCTGCGGCCCCCAATCGCCGAAGAGCGATTGCAGGTGACGCCCGCCGAGCAGGTAATGCTGCGGTTGCGGCACAGATGGACCGACGGGACCACCCACCTGTTGTTCGATCCGCTCGAGTTACTGGAGCGACTGGCCGTGATCACGCCGCGTCCGCGGATCAATTTGATCCTGTACCACGGCGTTCTGGCGCCCCGCGCGGCCTGGCGCCGGCAGATTGTGCAGAACCCCAACATGCGAGTCTCAGGCGTCAACTACACGCACGTCAGCGAATCGGGTGCAGCCGCAATGGACAACTGTGGCAACCCGACCCCCCGGTCGGATCCACCCGCCCGGTCGTGGGCATC is from Acidobacteriota bacterium and encodes:
- a CDS encoding phosphoribosylformylglycinamidine synthase subunit PurQ — protein: MPHPERVFRSVQLSWHPEDWGEDSPWMRLFRNARVYVG
- a CDS encoding DUF433 domain-containing protein — translated: MTDRQLLERISCDPKVMVGKPVIKGTRLTVDYILNLLGHGSTFDAIVGEYEGLEQEDIQACLLFASKSLSGTAFLPLVAEPA
- a CDS encoding DUF5615 family PIN-like protein, with protein sequence MRFLVDECTGPAVARWLREQSHDVFSVYDEARGTTDDDVLAKAHAENRILITNDKDFGEMVFRERAPHHGVIFLRLQDERLASKADALRKVLTSYANQLPDAFVVVTETQVRFATT
- a CDS encoding transposase yields the protein MVRDHFETFRAQSASIREGEGLPRFVEDEFRAFLRCGWLASGFARFRCAACGADRLVAFSCKGRSFCPSCSARRMAGHTAHLVDHVFPPVAVRQWVLSLPHRVRYLLAWDHDLCRAVVAIFLRTVQGFLRTRARQGGLADGRSGSVAIVQRFGAALNLNIHVHALVLDGVFARDGSGRVAFHEATPPSDDDVAAVVDTIRQRVLRLLERRGQGVDDDGFAPDRWVEEAPVLAGMGAASVQGRVTSGPRAPAMVRRLQDSPDDVDVGTPRGNCHARREGFDLHAGVVAPAGHRHRLEGLCRYGLRPPIAEERLQVTPAEQVMLRLRHRWTDGTTHLLFDPLELLERLAVITPRPRINLILYHGVLAPRAAWRRQIVQNPNMRVSGVNYTHVSESGAAAMDNCGNPTPRSDPPARSWASLMRRVFGYDVLSCPHCGQTMRLIALIEQADVIRRILRHLGLPTEVPEPAPARAPPRVYDPDDIGGGVLRGIDPVSRRMLEPAIDDPY